In Mytilus edulis chromosome 7, xbMytEdul2.2, whole genome shotgun sequence, a single genomic region encodes these proteins:
- the LOC139482284 gene encoding uncharacterized protein codes for MIVTAKEKSALCACGTVLIILCIIHVIPSLRNNDQSQLKEECRETDLRKRDDISQIPRHIHQIYFDINKDGQAHLQKYQFAQQTWSKLCPDFKYTLWNQSMVDDLIKKYYPGIFKLYSNLPAWISKINVGKFTIIHHYGGIYADNDIECLQNIKSLLQNVYNQNQQAVFKSGDNFDRFAIDFFAATANHPLLEHVIAGLPYAKRKYLLPYLNNMLTTGTAYFNIRFKSFENKCEVSALPYSNEYIVHHRASSWHSWDGKIIYVVWFKRGVLMKTLSLLIFAIIVYILYRNRNSSKTILIRQQ; via the coding sequence ATGATAGTGACGGCAAAAGAGAAGTCAGCACTTTGTGCATGTGGGACAGTGTTAATTATCCTATGCATCATACATGTGATTCCCTCATTAAGAAATAATGACCAATCACAATTAAAAGAAGAATGCCGAGAAACAGACTTACGAAAGAGAGATGATATTTCACAGATTCCACGCCACATTCATCAAATTTATTTTGACATTAACAAAGACGGTCAAGCACATCTACAGAAATACCAATTTGCCCAACAGACCTGGTCAAAATTGTGTCCTGACTTCAAGTATACTCTTTGGAACCAATCTATGGTtgatgatttaataaaaaaatattacccgGGGATTTTCAAATTATACTCAAACCTTCCAGCATGGATAAGTAAAATCAACGTTGGAAAATTCACGATCATTCATCATTATGGTGGAATATATGCTGACAATGATATAGAATGTCTTCAAAATATAAAGTCGCTTCTTCAAAACGTCTACAATCAAAATCAACAAGCTGTTTTTAAAAGTGGCGATAATTTTGATAGGTTTGCAATTGACTTCTTTGCTGCGACCGCCAATCATCCGCTTCTAGAACATGTTATAGCTGGTTTACCTTATGCTAAAAGAAAATACTTACTTCCATATTTGAATAATATGCTCACTACAGGAACAGCTTATTTCAATATACGTTTCAAAAGTTTCGAAAACAAATGTGAGGTATCAGCGTTACCTTATAGTAATGAATACATAGTACATCACCGAGCGTCATCATGGCATAGCTGGGACGGTAAAATTATATATGTCGTTTGGTTCAAGCGCGGAGTCCTAATGAAAACACTATCTTTACTAATTTTTGCTATTATTGTGTACATACTTTATAGGAACAGAAATTCAAGTAAAACAATCTTGATTAGGCAGCAATAA